One Bombus fervidus isolate BK054 chromosome 7, iyBomFerv1, whole genome shotgun sequence genomic region harbors:
- the LOC139988666 gene encoding uncharacterized protein, with protein MLHRSTSSRRSRASRNMTNFGHTSPIAGPRGRRASVATDKPVDLPPTSLRGTMERQRSPRGSIVPDIALSMGNDIEPIHHKPLLERDQYGDTRNMFTQKISRSPRNSLVPDDYYRSSRNGVRSPRNSLVPDTSLAPDMLYSSRHSLVPEAPLSPRNSLVPDVTHNRSPRNSLIPLNASRTSLMSENGNPPPRSPRHSLIPNSSRSPRGSMTNMELVDRSPQRSPRGSIASECLNQSPRNSITPYEVNRSSRGSIGMNDAPRGSIGANEEETRSTRRGIDPDTIDRTPRGSLSGLQDRRAAKAGMVAHDPRRASADQGIYENRNSSPSRQKEVNSGSAKSRGSTVQISLGYGPNTFEDSRRASSSVSQFSGDESRRLFTNSAKVPENTMENRNLTYGSVVFQLKDANLEANNICDFVFRGLKVVCRTRVVTVCLMCLSPVPVLMFIYGLSFSKECPRERRIPIYMVIGGTFGSILMPLLIYSQIRSRRPEMLSVPSTRSQISFRKLIIIVLSCFLLGWFVMGNYWILHIMWPPYTYIIHTPNDHCHRTLYLFSLAHLGVIYITFGIILLVITVLASFRILACPLLERYR; from the exons ATGTTGCATCGAAGCACATCATCGCGACGCTCTAGAGCATCGCGCAATATGACGAATTTTGGTCATACGTCGCCGATCGCCGGACCAAGAGGACGACGCGCCAGCGTGGCAACCGATAAACCTGTCGATTTGCCACCGACGAGTCTTCGAGGAACTATGGAACGTCAACGCTCTCCACGGGGCAGTATCGTGCCCGATATTGCTCTATCAATGGGAAACGACATCGAG CCAATCCACCACAAGCCTCTGCTGGAGCGAGATCAATATGGCGACACGCGGAACATGTTCACTCAGAAGATCAGTCGGAGCCCGCGAAATTCCCTGGTTCCGGACGATTATTACAGAAGTTCCCGTAACGGAGTTCGAAGTCCTCGGAACAGTTTGGTTCCAGATACCAGCTTGGCACCTGACATGTTATACAGTTCGCGACATTCTTTGGTTCCGGAAGCTCCTTTGAGTCCCAGAAATTCCTTGGTACCGGACGTTACTCACAATAGAAGCCCGAGGAACAGTCTGATTCCTCTAAACGCTTCAAGGACGTCCCTGATGTCTGAAAATGGAAATCCTCCTCCTCGCAGTCCTCGACACTCTTTGATACCCAATTCTTCGAGAAGCCCCCGTGGAAGCATGACCAACATGGAACTGGTCGATCGTAGCCCGCAGAGAAGCCCGCGAGGTTCCATAGCCTCGGAGTGCTTGAATCAGAGTCCAAGAAACTCGATCACTCCATATGAGGTGAACAGATCCTCGCGAGGGAGCATTGGCATGAACGACGCGCCTAGAGGATCGATCGGTGCTAATGAGGAAGAGACGAGAAGCACACGGCGAGGTATCGATCCTGACACGATCGACAGAACTCCGAGGGGCAGCCTGAGTGGTTTACAAGACAGAAGAGCCGCGAAGGCGGGCATGGTGGCGCACGATCCGAGAAGGGCCTCTGCCGATCAAG GCATATACGAGAATCGAAATTCATCCCCATCTCGGCAAAAGGAAGTGAATTCGGGCAGCGCCAAATCTCGCGGAAGTACGGTTCAGATCTCTCTAGGATATGGCCCAAATACCTTCGAAGACTCTAGACGAGCCAGCAGCTCTGTATCGCAG TTTTCAGGAGACGAGTCGCGACGGCTTTTCACCAACAGCGCCAAAGTGCCGGAGAACACAATGGAGAACAGAAACCTCACCTACGGTTCCGTGGTGTTTCAATTGAAGGACGCGAATCTCGAAGCGAACAACATCTGCGACTTTGTGTTTCGAGGGCTGAAGGTTGTCTGCAGAACCAGGGTGGTTACTGTTTGCCTGATGTGCTTGTCCCCTGTCCCGGTTCTTATGTTTATTTACG GTTTGAGTTTCTCGAAAGAATGTCCCAGAGAGCGAAGGATACCCATATACATGGTGATTGGTGGAACATTTGGAAGCATACTTATGCCGTTGCTTATCTACTCGCAGATACGCTCAAGGAGACCAGAAATGCTCTCGGTTCCGTCGACCAGATCGCAAATTTCTTTCAGGAAATTGATCATCATCGTCTTATCATGCTTCCTACTGGGGTGGTTCGTGATGG GAAATTACTGGATACTTCACATCATGTGGCCACCGTACACGTACATTATACACACTCCGAATGATCACTGTCACAGAACTCTTTATCTGTTTTCCTTGGCACATCTGGGCGTGATATATATCACTTTCGGAATCATACTGCTCGTGATAACCGTACTGGCGTCTTTCAGAATCCTAGCGTGTCCGTTACTAGAAAG ATACAGATAA